ATGCAGTTTGGTATCTGAAAATGTTTCTATCCATGTCCTTTTCCTTTTATTCATTGAGGGGTATCTCTATTGCATGCCATTAATCACTGGTGATATATTCGATCTTCTGAATTGCACAGAGTGGATTTTAAATCGTCTCTTTGTTCATATGCAGGATTTTGAGAGGAAATGGTCAGGTGGTAGATGGTGATCACGGGGTCAGTTACACACACAAGAATCTGCCGCTGCAGTGATGACTGTGCTGTGGAATTCCAGTTTCTTACCTTCATAACCATAACTATTTGTTATTGTACAATTGCGTTAGCTCCTAATATTTTTGAGCCCTAGGCTGCCGTTAATTGTTGCCCCCCATTTTTTGCTTGATTGTGATTCATGGCAAAATATCCTTTCACATTATGTTGGatgatataaattttattttgaagaatTCTAGTAATACAGTTTTATGTATACATGCCGGTCCTTTCGAACAATATCTTTGTGACAATGCGTTGAGTCTCGACCCAATTTATCTTGTCGTCAATGTGGAAAACTTGTGTGTCCACGGGCATAACAACTCGAGTATAGGCCCATATCATACGTCTAATGATGTCGtttttagttataaaaaaaaaaaaaaaaaggaacatacAGACACGAATATAGCCAAATCTAGAAGTTTTTTTGGGAAATCGTTCTGCATGAACtattaacttcaaaaaattaAGTGGCTGGATATGTAGACTGTTCTGGAAAATGGAAATAGAGAACCTAGTTATCTTCTCATATCTCCCCATGCCTGATACAAGTTTAAacctaataataaaataaaaacacatgAACAGTATGCCAATTCAGTAGAAAAATCCAACTTCAAGTCTCCAACATCCATTTGTCAAATCACAACAGCATGACAGTAAAATcacttttcaatgaaattcttgaGGTTTTTCAACCATTGCCTATACTCTCTGCCATCTTTATTCTGCATGTGTGAAAACAAGTAGTTGGTTGTGCTGGGTTTGATCCCTCTGACCTCAAGATAACTGTGTACTTCCTTCTGCAACTTCTCATCCAAATCACTGCAAAAGAGAAGAAGTTCATGAAACATGAGAAAACAAGAAAGGATACATTCTCTAAGttgataaatcaagaaaaactTACCTGAAATCAGGCCCTTCATACGCAAGCTCGTCTTCAGAATGTTCTGGCTGTTTAACCGACAAACTGTCAATTGTGATCTCATCGACGAAAGCAGTGATGCCAATTTCCAGACAGATATCATCTCCTTTTGAAATACTCACAACCAATGGAATACTAGCTGGGTCCTCAGCATCATTGTCACCACCACCATCGGTCTCAGTAAGCATGTCAACTTCAACTGTTACGATTTCACCTTCATAATTTCTTTTTAGCAGTATAGTTCTTTCTCCGGGATGGTCTTCAATTTCAAAAGGGAAATCATCAGGGATATCCTCCGGCTGTTTACATATGATCAAAGGGTAGCCAGGCAATTTGAAACCCACAGAAGTACGTATATTTTCCgagaaattaaatatatttatcatCCAATCAATCTAGCGATCACTTGCAGagcacaaggaaaaaaaaactaaaatcaaGGACTAACCTCCTCATCGTTGGTGCATTCAATCTCCGATTCAAGAACTCGAAGCAACCTCTCCTCGGAGCTTGGTTTTTTGGCGCTGGCAGTAGAGAATTCTAGAAATTGGACAAAGTCTCGCCGACAGACCTCGCGGCCAAGACTGCCCTTATTAATGCTGAGAACAGCGGAAATTGCACGGTGGTAGGTTCTCGGAGACCCGACCGCTTGCACAGCAAGAGGAACCACCGATGAGCAAAGTCTGCGAACCACCGAATTCAGGGCCATTTTCTCCGGTATGCAGCGGCTTCGAGTATTGTCGGGCTTGacgtagggtttagggtttatgcttCACAAACAGGTTCTTGCAGACTTTTATCGTCTATAGTCGATAGCTTCGAAGTGAACTCTTCTGGGCTTAGGTACGCGCCTGATGAAATGTAGGCTGATCCATTTTCAGAAACTGGTTGGGGACTGGTAGACACTTATGGGCTCGGTAAGGCCCAGAAAGGGTCCATGAAAAGTCAGTGGGCGAAAGAGCCCAATATTTTCTGGGCTTATCCATTTAGTTACAGTTAGTAAGGGCTTGATATAGGGTTTAGGCCCTCAGGTTTATATAGATTATATGCTTCATAAACCAGTTCTTGGGGCCTCGAGTTCATATACTCATATAATCTAAAAGCAGACACTTCCGGGCTTAGATATGGGCTGCATAAGGCTATGTAGGCTATGGACAATAGTTCCTGTTGTGGTAGACTGGTAGCACTTGACAATAGTTTACTATTGTCAATAAAGAACAATAGTTTTTTATTCTTCGGCAGGTCTTGCCGTCTTGGAATAGTTTACTTTACCATAAATTGGGCCGGACTATTTTTGCCCAGGCTCAATCAATTGGGCTGATATAATTGTCCAGGCTCGCTTTGTGATTGGGCACTGGGCAGAGCGGGCTAATGGGCCGACACCCCATTTGAAACATCAACGGTTAATTATCGGGGATTGAAATAAGGCAGGAAAGAAAGGATAAAGAAGAAGCCACGTAGGACTGTCACTTTCCCAAAAAAGTATGCTAATTTAACAGATTTAACAATCCTCCAACCGAACCATACATTTTAATCGGTAATCTAGGAATGATTACGTTAGGGATTCTTTAAGCCATTGATGCGGTGATGTTCGTTGGATCTGTAATCGACGGAACGATGAAGATCTCCAAATCTTTGTCCTAAATTCGTGTCCTCATCTTCTTTAGCCTCTAATGCATTGATGGATTGTCTTGGTTGTAGGTATGTAAAATGGTGGATTTGATCAGATTTGAATAGGTGGCGGCTTATTGAAACCTAGGGCTcgcttttcaatttcttcctctcaTATCTGGGCTCTTTGGATTGTTGAAGGgcccttcttttttcactttgaGAGGAATTAGCAGAACGGAGGGAAATGAAAGATGTGATAGGGAGTCCAGGAACTGTCAGTGGTCTATTGCTGAGGATAGGGCAGTTTTCATTTGCCGCAGCTTCGATTGGAGTTATGGTGTCTGCTACTGGCTTCTCTACCTTCACTGCTTTCTGGTATTTCTTCTTCATACTATGTTTCTTTTGAGTCCCCAATTATTTGTCAAATGTAGTTTTCATTACATTCATAGTCCAAATTGATATAATCATTCTCAATTAAGAGATTGTGTAGAAGTGATCCTAttttttgatttggatttggtGGAGAGtttttgttctttataaaaTGTAGTTATTTGTTTGAGCTGTAAGTGTTCTAATTTGTGTGCCCAAGTTGCTGAAATCAGAGAGGCTTAAGTACTGATGTTGGTAGATGATATGGAAATTGTGGTAGCTTAGATAGGAGAAATTTGAGAGATGACTTTAAAACTAGAAAATCTATTTTCTTTACCATTCATGGCAGTTGGACATGTGGCAATAATGCCTACTAATTGCATTTGTAAAGCAGAGATTTCTTCTAAAAAGCATTCATCAGCATGATGTTGAGTAACCTTGGATTTGACTGATAGTCATCTGGGCAATAAAACTCTAAATTCTGAGCAGAGTTATAAACTCAAGTTAGATACAAAGCATGAATATAATAAATATGTCTAGTTTGGATGTTCTTGTGCTATTTGTGCAAAGCCAATCATGAGAATGCAAGAACTGCCCGaaagttgcaaaaaaaaaaaaaagggaatttCTTGTGAACATGAATGTGCCTTCTTGACACATATTGCTGGTCAAAAGCTTTTATGTTGCAATCTTTATATGGTAGttgaagtttttctatggaGGATTCTCTTGAAAAAATTTCAGTTCTCTGATGTTAATAGGAAATAGTTTGAAGTTGGGTCATGCAGGGTTTCAAAGATGACACGGGAAGTGGTTGCACTGTCTTCTGAAAATGCTGAAGTGTCTAACCTTTCTTCAAGAAATTATGTTTAGATTTAAACATTGGAAACAActtgttttgtttcttgttttttgacATAATTAAAGATTTTACTATTGAAAGAAATAGCTTGTTAACTGCTCACGttgtgtttgaactttgaactcaATTTTGTCAAATCTCACCGATAATCTTGATTTGGTCTCAGCTGAAGCTCTAGCTTTCATTTGGGACTTCAAAATATTATACTTAGATATGCAATATTTATCTGTTTGTCTATTTTGATCCATTGAGGTGTATTTATGTGTATgatatttgtttctctgttcAGCTATTTAATTGCCTCAATGGGGCTTCAATTGCTGTGGAGCTTAGGACTCGCCTGTCTTGATGTTTATGCTTTGAGGAGAAAGAGAGACCTTCAAAATCCTGTTCTAGTGAGCCTGTTTGTTGTGGGAGATTGGGTAATGGTTTGTTCTTGGCCTCTTCACTTGTGTCCTTTCACTTTCTGGCAATGACTTATGGATCTATAAATCGTACGCTTGAAGAGAAATGTATATTTTTCTAGCTTTACATATCGTATATCCTATACTATCACTACATTTTTCTATAATTCTTGTTACCATCTATAAAATAtggataaaaactaaaaagtaccTGTTGGATTTACATGCCTTTTGTGGCTAAACTTAGACAACGATTGGCGTAATGTGTCATTTTGAAATCTTGCAGGTTACATCTATGTTATCACTTGCAGCTGCATGCTCTTCCGCTGGAGTTGCAGTCCTGTATGCAAAAGACTTGCATGTTTGCAGGCAGCATATGCATCTGCCTTGTAGTAGGTTTGAGATTTCCATATTTTTGGCTTTCACCACATGGGTTCTTGTCGCAGTATCTTCTCACGTGATGTTCTGGATCTTAGCCTCAGTATAGACGACTCAACGTTTCCTCTGATCAATACGCCAATTATACTTGTATCTTTTGTGTtacatggtttttttttaatgtttatctTTCCTACCTTTTGTAGCTTAT
The window above is part of the Tripterygium wilfordii isolate XIE 37 chromosome 3, ASM1340144v1, whole genome shotgun sequence genome. Proteins encoded here:
- the LOC119989357 gene encoding CASP-like protein 5B2 isoform X2, with product MKDVIGSPGTVSGLLLRIGQFSFAAASIGVMVSATGFSTFTAFCYLIASMGLQLLWSLGLACLDVYALRRKRDLQNPVLVSLFVVGDWVTSMLSLAAACSSAGVAVLYAKDLHVCRQHMHLPCSRFEISIFLAFTTWVLVAVSSHVMFWILASV
- the LOC119995161 gene encoding uncharacterized protein At2g39795, mitochondrial-like translates to MALNSVVRRLCSSVVPLAVQAVGSPRTYHRAISAVLSINKGSLGREVCRRDFVQFLEFSTASAKKPSSEERLLRVLESEIECTNDEEPEDIPDDFPFEIEDHPGERTILLKRNYEGEIVTVEVDMLTETDGGGDNDAEDPASIPLVVSISKGDDICLEIGITAFVDEITIDSLSVKQPEHSEDELAYEGPDFSDLDEKLQKEVHSYLEVRGIKPSTTNYLFSHMQNKDGREYRQWLKNLKNFIEK
- the LOC119989357 gene encoding CASP-like protein 5B2 isoform X1 yields the protein MKDVIGSPGTVSGLLLRIGQFSFAAASIGVMVSATGFSTFTAFCYLIASMGLQLLWSLGLACLDVYALRRKRDLQNPVLVSLFVVGDWVMVTSMLSLAAACSSAGVAVLYAKDLHVCRQHMHLPCSRFEISIFLAFTTWVLVAVSSHVMFWILASV